One Nymphaea colorata isolate Beijing-Zhang1983 chromosome 12, ASM883128v2, whole genome shotgun sequence genomic window, ACTCCAATTATTCCTTTCAGGTGGTACATGAGCTGCTTTTCGATTATTGGTAGTTGTTATCCAtggttttttcttccttttgatcAATGTGCTAATACTTTTTAGTTCAAATAGCAGCATCAAGAGCATTCGTCTCCTTATCAGTGTAACAACTTTGTGGAATGGCCACAATATTTTACCAACCTCTTACTTgccaaacaaaatttcaattgaaaaCGAGATGACCGATTACTTAATGCGGTTCTCAATCATTTGAACGAGAAGATGCAGTTGTTCATACACATAACATTCAATTCTAAGAACGGGAATATCTGTCACCATCAAGTACCTGAATCACGAACcattaaacaaataaagaaagataaaaCGCAGTGGGGGAGAGAGAATGAGTGGCGATAGTTGTTGGGACGGTGGCAGTGCTGGTGAGAAAAAAACAGTGATAATTTCTGGTAAAGGGCTCCACCTCGCATGATGAACTGAGCCAGGTGGGAGTTTAAAGGCCTTTCAAAAGTTTTCGAAAggtgatttttccattttattagGAAGAAAACGCCTTCACTTGGCAAAGTTAACAATGATCgatttgaaatcttcatttAACGGACGGCCAACTACTCACTTGtttgtttcaaagaaaaatatgaaccaCAGTTTCTGATAAGAATTTTGCAAAAGCAAATTTCCTGCTCGCAATCAAATAGCTCCCATGCACGACGCAAGAGTGGATCTTGATAGTAGCATTAAGGTAGGGGGGTGATTGTCAATTCTAGATAGAAAAAGGTATAAGCAAACCCTATGCTCCATAAACCTACCTCAATCTTTGAGGCaggttcataaaacactcacaaagaATCTTTGCTGCCAAACGATCAGATCCCTAATAGTTGCATCTGATGCTAAACAAACCCGGAAATCAAGTAAAAGCATTTAGAAGATAGGTGGGCTGCCCCTAaggagcaggagcaggagcaggagcaggagcAGGTTAGTTATGTAACCAGAGACTACGAATGCCAGAGTTTACCAACTTGATCGTGTCCTGTAGAATGCCAAATGTGCAGAGCGCTTCTTCCTCAGCCACTTACAACTTATCCAAACATAAACTGCAAATGCAGTCATATGGACCTCTCTGTAACAAATTGGATTTCTTTTCAGCTGGTAATCAACAAAAGAACACGAACTGTTAATAAGGGCATAGACATTACAAATTTTGATAAAACAAGCACAAAGAAGCACCAACATTGATCCTCGCCGCCCATTGAAATAGGAAGACACCAACGAGCGCGCAGAAGTGTATGTGTAACCCGAAACAGTTGCCCTCACACAAAGATTGGTAAAATGTGTGGGGAGATGCTGCAACCATTGATTATCAGGAAAGGGAACTGATGGGCCTTGGCTTCCAGTGACAGGGTTGATTTGCCGTCCCTCTTATCATCCATGCCTTCAGGGAAGAACTATATAGATGCACCTCTCGAAATGACCTGGATAAGAAAAATGGCCTTAtggtttctttttaaaattgacCAGTTGGGCGGCCATCCAATCTGCAGCCCATGTTAGTGGCAGGCCTGCGTCTTAATACAGACAGTACATATGAGCCAAGATATCACTAGCAAAATCCTCCAAGGGGCATAAAAAGCCTTGCAATTAACGCTCTTTATTAGCTTGAATCATGAACATAAGGGCTGTCGAAATTAGCCTGCTCAGACACTGTGGTCTCAAAAACAatgagtgagagaaagagagggatagggagagagagaaccacgTGATCACAGTGACAAAATCTTTGCTTTTTACAATATAGAGTAAGCTCTTATCACCTCAACAATTGGTGCGCGACAGAGTGGGCACTTGCCTCCACCTCGGACCAACTCACTTGCACATTTATAACATGTACACATGTGCCCACATCTGCAAAAAGGGATGAATGTCGCtgagcatatatacatacagaAAGCAGTTGCCACAAGTTGAAGAGCCAAACCTGTACAACAGAGAGTCAATATGCGTATCACAGCAGACACAACATGTCCCTTTTCTAACATTCCCCCACTTCAAGCCCTCTTCAGACGACTCTTCAACTAACcctgaaaaaggaaattattagatttcttgtttttgtacATATACCATGGACAATCTCTATCCCACAACATTGTTAGGAAGTATTCCTAGGCCAGGTTGCATCATctcaatgttttcttttttgctgctacaaaagagaaaatgacatgaaaacaCCAGCAATGGCTGATTACAATATTTTATCCTTACAAGTTATGGCAGACCAAACATCGCGCTTCAATGCCTTACATAAAAAAGACATGGCATTCAAAGACGCAATTGTACTGCAATTTCAAGCTCATACTAATCCTAGCTAGACTTGGTTAAATAACCACCAGAAGATATGCTGAACGTGACAACAAGAAAGAATGCTTTTAGAATGTTTGAAGTATAGCTCTCCCCCAAAAAAGTTGCTGTTCCTCTTATTTATCTGATCTAAGGACATACTGcttttcagttttaaaaaatacaacAGCGAGATTAACATTTCAAGCTTCCAGAATATATGACCAAGAGTCAACAGAAATAACAATCTTCCCAAAGGATGCACGGGACTGGGACCTCATGGTTGTTTCAAAATACACTAACCAGGCAGATAAAATTCATTAGGTTATCCCCAGGTTTCAGGGCCATTTTACCATTTCTTTCTATGTTGTTTATATTTTTCGTTTCTTTGTATCTTCTTGAGGTATCACCCAGGTAGCACATTCACAATTAGTGTCCAGACTCCACATCAAATTTATGAATTTCATTTCTATGCATAGGTATGTAAACAAAACCCAATCTATGTCACGTGGATGCTGCCAATAAGCTGTGGCACCCAAGTAGCGTGAGCAATTGGTTTGGACTTTGGGTGCAGTTTGGATATGGCCATTGGTAACTGATGGttattatattttatgtatatatatatatatatagaaaaattgaaatcagccagctaCCTTTGTGGccagatggtttttttttttttgttactaaaAACCCAATGCAAAAGGTGTGTTTCGTTGCTAAAAACATGGCCACACAACCGGCTGTTGCAAATGCACTTTTTGCGGTGGCCAGTTGCTTGACCACGGTTTTCAAATGGAACACAccttttgcaatggtttttagtggcagaaaaaaaaaacatccggCTACTTATTTCAAttttcccatatatatatatatataatatatacataatatacaACCTACTGCCACCGCACCtacttttttctgaaaaaacacACTGGCAcctgcactcatgtgacataagCCCCAGTTGATTATAAACTAAGAAAGGACAAACATAAGGTAGAACGATGAACAtgtacaaaacaaaagaaaatttccagCATAAGAATAGAACCATTAGAAAAGCAAAACTAGAACTGACCTTTCTGTCCACTAAAACAATTTAAAGCAGCAGAGACTTCCTGCCTAACAGCACGTTGCAGCTCTATCTGCATATCCATACAGGCATCTAACATTCGCTGCATGTGATTCATTCCTTGCTGAAGCCTGGCCATGTCAgctcttaaatcattaattatCTCCCATTCCTGAAAGATAATAGGAGACACACAAACCATTTAGCTGTATGGACCACTCATATATTAAGTAGCCCCTTATTTACAATACATCAAAGAGGTCCTACTCATGTCCATCGTAGGCACATCCAGATTTATTACATAAAAAGAACCAGCCATAGTTGAGAAGTCATTTCCTTGAACTTTTTTCTCCTTACGGGTTTTACAGTTCTATCATGACAAATCAACAACTGAAAAACCAAAAAGTGAGAAGCATCCCTGATCTGGGTGGTTTAGGAATGCAGTCTATCAAAACAATTACACAAACACTATTTTATGTATCACATTATCAGTTCTTCACTCTTTGTGCTTATTTTATGTTGTACTAATAACAACAGAAACTTGTATTTCAACacttacaaacaaaataatggcAGAAAGCTGGGATTTCTCATGATGGTCTTTCGACCAAGCCATACTTTTACTTACATTGCTAGGTAAAGGTCATGCAACAAACAACAAAATAGTGTTTGATTCGGTCATGCTTGAATGGACACTTTATCCAATTCTGAATAGAGAGTTCAGCACTCGATCCATACCAAACTTGAACCTCATCATGAGTTCAGCACCCGAACCATACCAAACTTGAACCTCATCATGCAGTCTTGAATCAGGACACAAAGACATGGTCTGGGTCCTTGTGATGAACTTGGTGACAAATAAATGCTCTTTTATTAGTGTGAGAAAATGTAAATGGGCTTGATGAGATATCAAACATTTTAAATCCACACCTAAGAAACTCAGTGCCAATATCCACAGACGGGTGGATTCGAACCATCGTAATGCACTTCCTTAGCATATGAACACAGTAAAACTAATTAGTGTTCTTTTACATCATGCCCGTGATAGAATTCAGCCTGAATGCAGGTGCTGGTTCACTTTTGCTTTCAGAGCCCCTTACTTTGGAgcattgaaaatgacaaaaagtatAAATCACTTCATTACATTGCTCAATCATTTTATAAGTTCATACAATTAAAGTTCCAAAACTTGTCAGCAACTGCCCCAACTCGTCATAGCTGAGCATCATACATAAGGCTGCAAAGAAAACATACATACCATTTCAGATCTCTGCAAGCTTTGCCTGGGCCAGCTAGTTGTTTGCAGGTCCTGATGCCAAAGTGGTTGTGGTGGTAGCGGTGGTGGTAGTGGAGTTGGCAGAGACGTTATAGGGCTAGAAATAGGATTAGGCTGATCCTCATTCTGATCAGCTTCCTCTGGCTGATCATGAGTTTGCTCCTCAGTCGTCTCAAGGTGGTTCACAGTCTGCCCATCCCAGTCAAGAGGAGCTCGACTCTGCCTCTGAATGTATGACTGGATCAACTGATCCAAACTTTCACGAAATCCACTTCTGAGAAGATTTGAAACACTTCGCCTAcgagaaaaataatgaaaaagggaaaacactGAGACGAGAAATAGATTGTTTAAATTCAACCTCCAAAAGTACCCAAAAAATGACAAGCAGATTTGACAAAATCAAGACTCAAGAGAAAACACTGTAACGTATGTGAACTGTGAACGTGGAGATACACCCACACAAGTAGCTAAAATATTTCCAGAATAGTGGAATACCAAACCTGCTGAGGAGCTCTCTGAGTTCTATGCTGTACACATTATCATCATCAGGAGGCTGAAACTGGTTGACTCTTTCAAAGGAGAAACTACTCTGAGTTGTTGAAGTATTGGGAAGCTCTTCCTGCCAACTGTCTATGGCATCCTGAGGTCTTGCTTCGTGCCATCTGTCATCGTCTCCCAAAGGGCCATCAATCTCACCTTCCAGTGTATCATCGCTATGTGTTTGATCTGGAACCTGATCTTGCCAATCATCCTGTGGTTCTTCTGTATGTCCATCTTGCACACCATCTTGCCCATCAATAATCAGGGATTCATCAGATTCAGGCCAATCTCTTCTTGTGTCATCTGTAGTTGCTTCTTGTAAATTCTCCTCCTGAGAATTTGATATCGGTGTAACATTTTCTGTGTTATTGATATATTCTGTTATTGGATGTGCATCAGGTTCAACGTCTCTTGCCTGAGACTCGGTCTGAGCTTCACTTGGATCCACCAAAACTACCCTTGAATTGTCTGTTCTAGAAATATCTGTACTATTACTTGTAGCAGTCTCAGAATGGTTGCTTGCTTGACCCCGATAAATACTTTCCAGTCTGGATCGAAAACTATCCCTAATAATATAAGGTGCACATCAAtaggttaaaaaaaatattttaccagGACATATTAAGTGGAaacataaaaacagaaaattttaaataaggCATATTATTATACTCCATTAAAGATTAGTATGCACATAACATCAAAGTTACTCACAGAAAAACAGACCTTTTCCAGATCTACAAAATACACCACATATGAAGGACCATAAAAATTCTTAAGCATCGATAATGCAGCTTGTACTATTATTAACCAAGAATGCAACTTCTGCTTCCAGACCTATGAAATATCAAAAACTGTAAAAAACCATTAATCTTGCAATCGGACCAGCCATTAGTTTTAGTGTTATGAAAAGAGGATATATTTGACATGTTTCACCTTCTTTTTGACCCTTTAGACAAGCCTGGCTTGCTCATGAAGACTGTTAAGGTTGGTTGGCAAATAGATCCTCTGGAGGCCATAAACTGAATATTAAGATGAACACTTGTTCAGCCATATAGGTGCATATAACTGATATATGGGCTTTTCCACTTTCAACAGATGGACAATTGAACAATTAGATGCAAAAGTACACCTTGATAACTtgattgaagagaaaaaaaacaaggataGTAGTAGAAAATCATACAACAGAATGCACTCATAGTTTGTCCGAGTTGGTAAAAGTTTCAATTTATTACTTTTCAACTTGTTTCAGTACTAATGGACAGACTTTAAAAGTACCTTCCTAATCAATAAAGTTTCAGCAACAATggcatagaaaaaaaaaatcacatgccCACACACCAAGAAGCAGGGGACATTCATGTGCATATCACAAATTGAAATCCATGTAACCTATACATCCTTGCATTGCATGCCAGCATTTCGAGAGGAAACACATTGAGGACTGCAACAATGACTATGAAATGCTGTCAGGCCCTTGCCAATGCTTTGAAGGTATAACCAGCTCTAAGGTATTTCAAATACAGTACTGGCAATTTCGTTTCACCAAGTTTCCACCAACATCAAGAAGAACAAGATGTTACCCAGTTATCCTAAGCTCAATAAACAATCTTATCCAAGTTCAATCAATAGTGAAACATATCGATAATGCACAGAATTTAGAGAAATTCCAAGAGAGCTACACACTAAGAGCTTGAAGGtcaaatctttttcttttaaaactaCCCGCTTGCGGTCAAAGATAAGTAGTGTGGAGAAAACTTTCCATCTTTATCCCTTTTAGGCAACTTTGTGCCTTTACTATGAGAAGTTCCCAGACTGAGAAAATTTACGATGCATGCTAGGCACAAACAATACTATAAAAAAAGGATGGTTCAGAAAGGAAGGTCATTCCCCTCTTCATAGGCAGAGAAGACATCAATCTGCTAGATGCCTCGTATAAGTTACAACACTGCCAACAAGCTAACAGGTTTGTCAACTAATGTCAACCATGTTAGGACCCGGACCAGGTCCGTAACAAACCATGAGCAGGACAGCAGAATTGGCTCCAAAATACACTCTTTAGCTATATTGCAGTTTGATACTTAGATTATAATCCACCAAAAGAACCAATACCGCTACATGTTATGCAACTTTTGACAAGATACAAATTTTTGAACATCAAAATAATATTGATTGCATTAGAATCTGTAGGATTGACGAGCATGAGATCCAAAAACGTATTATTGCTTGGTGATTCAGTTACCATACAACACGAATTAGGAGGAAGGAGAATGGATTTCATGCGAGCTAAGAAAgttaaaataagaagaaaatgagactTGTGACAAATAGAAGAACACCTTAGGCCAGAAACAGTATGCCGTTGCCTTAATTGAGACAGTTCTCTTGCAGCTACTGATGGTGGTCTCTCTTCAGGGTCGGATCTGCCATTTCTCAGAAACCTGCCCCTGAGAAGTGACTGAACTTCACATGTTAGAAAATCACATAACTCACTTTTAAGAAATTCAGCCAGCCATAGTTGCTCACAGGACACACTGTTCCACTGGAAAACTAGGATCTAGAAAACTACTTCACCATATAAACACACATAACTTAAAGATCACGAAAAACTAAATGCCTTTCACCATTATGGAAGAGAACCATCATTGTTCACGATGAAGAACATAACTTCCGAATGTAAACCCAAGAACCACAGTTTTAGGTCTGATTTTATAGAAGTCTATTCACCTGGATACGATTGCGATGAGCAAAATCTGATACTGCCCGATGCTCCAGTAACCTCTGAAGTTCTCTCCTTCTTTCTGCATCTATTCGCACCAGAAGATCAAGAAATGCCTGCCTTCCCCGTAACCTGAGTAAGTCTCTCCTAATATGCTCAGGTTGACCTTCCTCAGAGTCAGTAACAGGCCCTTCTTGTACTGCAGATGCCAAAGTCTGCTCTGTTCTATTAGCACGTAAATCTCTCTGCCGGCTTGCCATATGTACCCATTCTCTTACCAGTCTCACTCTCTCACGCTCAGTTTCACCAAGCAATTCAGCCCTGGGACTGTCTCTCCTTGGCATGGCTGAAGTTCCATTACTAGAGGCATTCTCCATCATCCAACCCCGAAATATTtgcctcactctctctctttcacctTCACCAAGATCAGGAGACTGTTCTCTGCTAGAGGTTCGATCACGGTCATCATTCTGCGAATCTGAATGGTCATGCGACCATGTCCCGTACCCATGCTCACTTTCAGCGTTTGGAACCTCAGCAGCATTATGCT contains:
- the LOC116265667 gene encoding uncharacterized protein LOC116265667 isoform X2, producing MTDIEPLQPKQGSSGLSAHEALRRGFEELLRDHFDSCMSLASCSNSPRDPGGRRCRRCVGVYCESVEARCLHEDRPEEEDEEGDQLVRRRRRSDLEGDDIAESSAARRRYSRILSRWAARQAQDMITTIERHNRESELMALSRLHAVSMLDSSFLRESPSSREQGAVERPRTQASLVRQRWRELEDENMINHNGQRPRSRHSDTDSPRYQRPESGAPSDRENQGSHAAMVSSDVSMNQESEQRRAEEITNYDPEERQWRQGEQRDAEHNAAEVPNAESEHGYGTWSHDHSDSQNDDRDRTSSREQSPDLGEGERERVRQIFRGWMMENASSNGTSAMPRRDSPRAELLGETERERVRLVREWVHMASRQRDLRANRTEQTLASAVQEGPVTDSEEGQPEHIRRDLLRLRGRQAFLDLLVRIDAERRRELQRLLEHRAVSDFAHRNRIQSLLRGRFLRNGRSDPEERPPSVAARELSQLRQRHTVSGLRDSFRSRLESIYRGQASNHSETATSNSTDISRTDNSRVVLVDPSEAQTESQARDVEPDAHPITEYINNTENVTPISNSQEENLQEATTDDTRRDWPESDESLIIDGQDGVQDGHTEEPQDDWQDQVPDQTHSDDTLEGEIDGPLGDDDRWHEARPQDAIDSWQEELPNTSTTQSSFSFERVNQFQPPDDDNVYSIELRELLSRRSVSNLLRSGFRESLDQLIQSYIQRQSRAPLDWDGQTVNHLETTEEQTHDQPEEADQNEDQPNPISSPITSLPTPLPPPLPPQPLWHQDLQTTSWPRQSLQRSEMEWEIINDLRADMARLQQGMNHMQRMLDACMDMQIELQRAVRQEVSAALNCFSGQKGLVEESSEEGLKWGNVRKGTCCVCCDTHIDSLLYRCGHMCTCYKCASELVRGGGKCPLCRAPIVEVISRGASI
- the LOC116265667 gene encoding uncharacterized protein LOC116265667 isoform X1 — its product is MTDIEPLQPKQGSSGLSAHEALRRGFEELLRDHFDSCMSLASCSNSPRDPGGRRCRRCVGVYCESVEARCLHEDRPEEEDEEGDQLVRRRRRSDLEGDDIAESSAARRRYSRILSRWAARQAQDMITTIERHNRESELMALSRLHAVSMLDSSFLRESPSSREQGAVERPRTQASLVRQRWRELEDENMINHNGQRPRSRHSDTDSPRYQRPESGAPSDRENQGSHAAMVSSDVSMNQESEQRRAEEITNYDPEERQWRQGEQRDAEHNAAEVPNAESEHGYGTWSHDHSDSQNDDRDRTSSREQSPDLGEGERERVRQIFRGWMMENASSNGTSAMPRRDSPRAELLGETERERVRLVREWVHMASRQRDLRANRTEQTLASAVQEGPVTDSEEGQPEHIRRDLLRLRGRQAFLDLLVRIDAERRRELQRLLEHRAVSDFAHRNRIQSLLRGRFLRNGRSDPEERPPSVAARELSQLRQRHTVSGLRDSFRSRLESIYRGQASNHSETATSNSTDISRTDNSRVVLVDPSEAQTESQARDVEPDAHPITEYINNTENVTPISNSQEENLQEATTDDTRRDWPESDESLIIDGQDGVQDGHTEEPQDDWQDQVPDQTHSDDTLEGEIDGPLGDDDRWHEARPQDAIDSWQEELPNTSTTQSSFSFERVNQFQPPDDDNVYSIELRELLSRRSVSNLLRSGFRESLDQLIQSYIQRQSRAPLDWDGQTVNHLETTEEQTHDQPEEADQNEDQPNPISSPITSLPTPLPPPLPPQPLWHQDLQTTSWPRQSLQRSEMEWEIINDLRADMARLQQGMNHMQRMLDACMDMQIELQRAVRQEVSAALNCFSGQKGLVEESSEEGLKWGNVRKGTCCVCCDTHIDSLLYRCGHMCTCYKCASELVRGGGKCPLCRAPIVEVIRAYSIL